In a genomic window of Oreochromis aureus strain Israel breed Guangdong linkage group 13, ZZ_aureus, whole genome shotgun sequence:
- the hmx3a gene encoding homeobox protein HMX3, which produces MPETTQETCASAKDSPFFIKNLLNCDSKPSKPKPVLAATKAALEGGFSLSQVGDFNFPRFDLPAQRFSLPAHYLERTSAWWYPYTLNSAAHLHRTEVTEKPGARDSSPTSGTDRDSPDLALKSEPDTKDDDEDEEHNNNKSSDEIILEESDTEEAKKDELEEWKKRDDDKKPCRKKKTRTVFSRSQVFQLESTFDMKRYLSSSERAGLAASLHLTETQVKIWFQNRRNKWKRQLAAELEAANLSHAAAQRIVRVPILYHENSASESGGATANVPVSQPLLTFPHPGVYYSHPIVTSVPLLRPV; this is translated from the exons ATGCCAGAGACAACGCAAGAGACGTGCGCTTCGGCCAAGGACTCTCCTTTCTTCATTAAGAACCTGCTGAACTGTGATAGCAAACCGTCCAAGCCCAAGCCCGTACTGGCGGCCACCAAGGCAGCTTTAGAGGGAGGATTTTCCCTTTCCCAGGTTGGTGACTTCAACTTTCCACGCTTCGACCTGCCCGCACAGAGATTCAGTCTACCCGCTCACTACTTGGAGCGCACCTCAGCGTGGTGGTACCCTTACACCCTCAACTCAGCCGCCCATCTACACAGAACTGAAG TCACCGAGAAACCAGGAGCCAGAGACTCCTCTCCAACTTCGGGCACGGACAGAGACTCGCCGGACCTGGCGCTCAAATCCGAGCCAGACACCAAAGATGACGACGAGGACGaggagcacaacaacaacaaaagcagtGACGAGATAATCCTGGAGGAAAGCGACACGGAAGAGGCCAAAAAAGATGAGCTGGAGGAGTGGAAGAAAAGGGACGATGACAAGAAGCCGTGCCGCAAGAAGAAGACGCGCACGGTGTTCTCACGGAGCCAGGTGTTCCAGCTGGAGTCCACCTTCGACATGAAGCGATACCTGAGCAGCTCGGAGCGGGCCGGCCTGGCCGCTTCCCTTCACCTGACGGAGACTCAAGTGAAGATCTGGTTTCAGAACAGGAGGAACAAGTGGAAAAGGCAGCTGGCCGCGGAGCTGGAGGCTGCCAACCTGAGCCACGCTGCGGCGCAGAGGATAGTCCGGGTGCCCATCCTCTACCACGAGAACTCGGCCTCGGAGAGCGGAGGCGCCACTGCCAACGTGCCCGTGAGCCAACCGCTCCTCACTTTCCCGCACCCCGGCGTCTACTACTCCCATCCCATCGTCACATCTGTGCCGCTGCTCAGACCAGTTTGA
- the hmx2 gene encoding homeobox protein HMX2, with amino-acid sequence MSSAEDSGSKCSSGPISSFTIQSILGTPSDEPRSGTKELSKGPPPAPRRRSLSVSSEEECSGGEDSADCFCSDTGHSEPCTQHQPHNFSCLGPAKGLLSGNDGLARRPHLSQPLLQDYKEEQERPCHQMSPLSEERQTDGADKQGSSAKKKTRTVFSRSQVYQLESTFDMKRYLSSSERACLASSLQLTETQVKTWFQNRRNKWKRQLSAELEAANMAHASAQTLVGMPLVFRDNSLLRVPVPRSIAFPTPLYYPGSNLPALPLYNLYNKIEY; translated from the exons ATGAGTAGCGCAGAAGACAGCGGGAGCAAGTGCTCGTCGGGCCCGATTTCCAGCTTTACTATCCAGTCTATTTTAGGCACGCCATCCGATGAGCCGCGCTCCGGGACCAAGGAGCTCTCCAAGGGGCCGCCGCCAGCGCCGCGGAGGCGCTCACTGTCGGTGTCGTCCGAGGAGGAGTGCAGCGGCGGGGAGGACTCAGCAGACTGCTTCTGCTCCGACACGGGTCACAGCGAGCCGTGCACCCAGCACCAACCCCATAACTTTTCCTGTTTAG GTCCCGCTAAAGGACTTCTGTCTGGAAATGACGGGCTCGCACGGCGGCCGCACCTGTCACAGCCTCTGCTGCAGGATTATAAGGAGGAGCAGGAGAGGCCGTGCCATCAAATGTCACCTCTGTCGGAGGAGAGACAAACAGACGGTGCGGACAAGCAGGGCAGCTCGGCCAAAAAGAAAACGCGCACGGTTTTCTCCCGGAGTCAGGTGTACCAGCTGGAGTCCACCTTCGACATGAAGAGGTACCTGAGCAGCTCGGAGCGGGCCTGCTTAGCCTCCAGCTTACAGCTGACGGAGACTCAAGTCAAGACGTGGTTTCAGAACAGGAGGAACAAATGGAAACGACAGCTCTCTGCTGAACTGGAGGCGGCCAACATGGCACACGCCTCCGCACAGACACTAGTGGGGATGCCGCTGGTTTTCAGAGATAATTCCTTACTGCGTGTTCCCGTCCCTAGGTCTATCGCCTTTCCGACGCCCCTGTACTACCCGGGAAGCAACCTGCCAGCGTTACCTTTATACAACCTGTATAACAAAATCGAGTACTGA